AGCTCGAAGTCCCAGAAGCGAATCATACCCCGTCGTCTGCTACAGCGCTTAGTTTGGCGTCCAGGGTGCAGCCAGCCCCGGCCCCACCAGAGCTACCCGCGCGAGTTCCGTTGGGCAGGGCCATCGCCGTAGAAGTCGCTGGCGTGGTACACGTTCAGCACGCCGGCCCAAGCCACGAACTCCACACACTCGCGGGGCGTTCCGAGCGAGTCATGGAATTGGAATCTCACGCCCTCGGTCAGGCCGCGCTGGTTGGTCATCCACCACCCCCACGGCGAGCGCAAACCCACGCAGTTCTGCCACAGCAGGTCGGCCAGGGCGTGCGCACTTTATTAGGCTGTAATTCCTTGGATAACTTGCAGTAGGTAGTTGTCATCCCACCCGGCCTTCATGCGCCGGGTTTTGATACTGCCTTTGACCTTGGTGCGCGTCAACAGGGACACGGCCACGCGCCGGAGCATCCCCAGATTCGCTGCCGCGTGTCCGGTGCGGGCGCGGCTATCGTCCTCACGGAACGCCACGTCCAACACCCAATGCAGCCCATTCTCGATGCCCCAATGGTTCCGGATGTAACCCGCCAACACCGCCGCGCGCACGCGCAAGCTGGTGATGTAGTAGTGCCCCGTGCCTTCGCTCTTCTGGCCTTTGGCCCGGCGCTCCCGACACACCAGTGCGACCGCGCCGACATCGGTCCACCCGCCCGGCAAGCCCTCGGGGTCTTGGACCACAGTCACGTACCGCTCTTCCTCGCGCCCGTGCCCCACCCCCGCCTCGCCCGCCATGTCGCACCCCGCGAGCTCCGCGCCCCCGGCGCGGTCGAACACGTCGGCCACGGCGTCGTGCAGCCCCTTCTGGTTCCCCTTCACGCACACCACATAGTCCCCACCCTGCTGGCGGATCTGCTCGACCGTGGCCTTCTGACACCCGGCCGCGTCCAGCGTCACCACCGCGCCGTTCAGGTTCAGCGCGGCCAACAGGTCGGGCACCGTGGTGATCTCGTGCC
This region of Gemmata massiliana genomic DNA includes:
- a CDS encoding ISAs1 family transposase; protein product: MPLALTTVFADLPDPRIETANKLHPLTDILVIATCAVIAGADGWEEIAEYGQSKEDFFRRFLELPNGVPSHDTFERVFAKLDPDAFADRFGRGMRALCESTGLVHIAVDGKSARRSAQGTFTGCLHLVSAWATESRLILGQRSVPEGGHEITTVPDLLAALNLNGAVVTLDAAGCQKATVEQIRQQGGDYVVCVKGNQKGLHDAVADVFDRAGGAELAGCDMAGEAGVGHGREEERYVTVVQDPEGLPGGWTDVGAVALVCRERRAKGQKSEGTGHYYITSLRVRAAVLAGYIRNHWGIENGLHWVLDVAFREDDSRARTGHAAANLGMLRRVAVSLLTRTKVKGSIKTRRMKAGWDDNYLLQVIQGITA